One stretch of Eretmochelys imbricata isolate rEreImb1 chromosome 1, rEreImb1.hap1, whole genome shotgun sequence DNA includes these proteins:
- the SLC38A1 gene encoding sodium-coupled neutral amino acid symporter 1, producing MPFKSGLELTELQNMTVPEDDNISNDSNDFTEVENGQINSKFISDRESRRSLTNSHLEKKKCDEYIPGTTSLRMSVFNLSNAIMGSGILGLAFALANTGIILFVFLLTSVTFLSIYSINLLLICSKETGCMVYEKLGEQVFGTPGKMIVFGSTSLQNTGAMLSYLFIVKNELPSAIKFLMGKEEAFSAWYVDGRILVVAVTFTIILPLCLLKNLGYLGYTSGFSLGCMVFFLIVVIYKKFQLSCPVLEPNATSPIISNVSSAHEDMCQPKYVTFNSKTVYALPTLAFAFVCHPSVLPIYSELKDRTQKRMQMVSNTSFFAMFVMYFMTAIFGYLTFYDNVHSDLLHNYQSRDDILILTVRVAVIFAVILTVPVLFFTVRSSLFELAKKTKYDLCRHVVVTLVLLVIINLLVIFIPSMKDIFGVVGVTSANMLIFILPSSLYLKITHQDTEKFTQRIWASLFMALGILFSLVSIPLVIYDWVHSGDNAEGN from the exons CAAGTTTATTTCGGATCGGGAGAGCCGAAGAAGTCTCACGAACAGTCActtggaaaaaaagaaatgtgatgaatAT ATTCCAGGAACAACCTCATTGCGAATGTCTGTCTTTAATCTCAGCAATGCCATTATGGGTAGTGGAATTTTAGGCCTTGCCTTTGCATTAGCCAACACAGGAATCATCCTTTTTGT gtttctgttgacttcagtgacattTCTGTCTATTTATTCAATAAATCTCCTGTTGATATGTTCAAAGGAAACAG GCTGCATGGTGTATGAAAAGCTTGGCGAGCAGGTCTTTGGCACCCCAGGAAAAATGATTGTTTTTGGATCCACTTCTCTCCAGAATACTGGAG CAATGCTGAGCTATCTCTTCATAGTAAAAAATGAGCTGCCCTCTGCCATAAAGTTTCTTATGGGAAAAGAAGAAGCATTTTC GGCATGGTATGTGGATGGGCGAATTCTTGTTGTAGCCGTAACATTTACTATAATCCTCCCCTTGTGTCTTCTTAAGAACTTAG GGTATCTTGGATATACTAGTGGATTTTCCCTTGGTTGCATGGTTTTTTTCCTCATAGTG GTTATCTACAAGAAATTTCAACTTTCCTGCCCAGTACTGGAGCCAAATGCAACATCACCTATCATATCAAATGTTAGCTCAGCACATGAAGATATGTGTCAACCAAAGTATGTTACCTTTAATTCCAAG ACTGTTTATGCTTTGCCCACCCTTGCATTTGCATTTGTGTGCCACCCATCGGTCCTTCCAATCTACAGCGAACTTAAAGA tCGCACACAGAAGAGAATGCAAATGGTTTCAAATACCTCATTTTTTGCCATGTTCGTTATGTACTTCATGACTGCCATTTTTGGCTATTTAACTTTCTATG ACAATGTGCACTCAGATCTGCTTCACAACTACCAGAGTAGAGATGACATCCTTATCCTGACAGTGCGTGTGGCTGTCATTTTTGCAGTCATTCTCACAGTGCCAGTGCTGTTTTTCACT GTGCGTTCTTCTTTATTTGAGCTggctaaaaaaacaaaatatgactTATGTCGTCATGTTGTGGTTACTCTTGTCCTCCTGGTTATTATCAACCTGTTAGTAATTTTTATCCCCTCAATGAAGGATATTTTTGGAGTTGTAG GAGTAACTTCTGCCAATATGTTGATTTTCATTCTTCCTTCATCGCtgtatttaaaaatcacacaTCAGGATACAGAAAAATTTACTCAGAGGATTTGG gCTTCTCTTTTCATGGCATTGGGAATATTGTTTTCCCTCGTGAGCATTCCTTTGGTCATCTATGACTGGGTGCACTCAGGAGACAATGCTGAAGGCAACTGA